GCGCCCACGCGCACGGTGCGCACCTGCCCGCTGCCGCGCGGGGGCTGCACGCTCATGCTCTTCACCAGGTCGGGCTGGGCATCCAATTCGGCATCGGCGATCGCGCCGATCGCCACCGGGTGCGCCTCGGCCACGAGCCGTGCGATGCCGGCGTTCAGCGCCGCGGCATCGAGCGGCCCGTCCATGTGGAAATCCAGCCGCGCCGCATCGGGCGTCACCGAGCAACCGTTCACGGGCTGCGCGACCAGGTGGCACAGCAGGTGCGTGGTGGTGTGAAAGCGCATGAGCCGGTGGCGGCGCTCCCAGTCGATGCGCGCGGTGACTTCCTCGCCCACGGCGGGCGGCTCGGCGCCCGGCGCCGGCACATGCACGATGGCGGCCGTGGGCCGGCCCTCGGCGTCCT
The DNA window shown above is from Acidovorax sp. NCPPB 4044 and carries:
- a CDS encoding alanyl-tRNA editing protein, whose amino-acid sequence is MTDAAAAALSAPTRDLFREDAYLRECRATVTAVLPDGGIVLDRTVFYPLGGGQAGDAGALLRADGRTVAIADTRKGKDAEGRPTAAIVHVPAPGAEPPAVGEEVTARIDWERRHRLMRFHTTTHLLCHLVAQPVNGCSVTPDAARLDFHMDGPLDAAALNAGIARLVAEAHPVAIGAIADAELDAQPDLVKSMSVQPPRGSGQVRTVRVGAEGAPLIDLQPCGGTHVASTAEIGAVRVTRIEKKGAMARRVVLGFAA